GCTACAAGGGGCAACTGGCTTGGCAGCTAAACTATAGCGTACCAGCTTCGGCTGCTTTCTTCATTTTCTCGTTGGCGAAAATGGCAATTTCTACGCGGCGGTTGGCCTGTTTGCCTTCTGCCGTCGAGTTGTCGCCCACCGGGTCCGACGAGCCAAGGCCCTTGGTGGTGATGCGGCTGCTGCTCACGCCCTGGGCCACCGTGGCGTCGGCCACCGATTGGGCCCGGCGCTGGCTCAGGGGCAGGTTGATGGCGTCGGTACCGGTGTTGTCGGTGTGGCCTTCCACCAGCACGTTGGTGTCGGGGTATTTCTGGAGCGTGGCAGCCATCTTCACGATGTCGGCTTGCGAAGCCGCCCGCAGGGTGGCCGAGTTGGTGTCGAACAGGATACCCGAATCGAAGGTAATCTTGATGCCTTCGCCCACGCGCTCCACTTTGGCATTCTGCATGTCACGCTGCAAGTCAGCGGCTTGCTTGTCCATTTTCTTGC
This genomic stretch from Hymenobacter sp. PAMC 26628 harbors:
- a CDS encoding OmpA family protein, producing the protein MTTPKSLLSIFMACVLLFSSCASTRQPADTSANGTGARKTGMNKATKGGLLGAGGGAAAGALLGGLLGGGRGTAIGAILGAAAGGGAGVLIGKKMDKQAADLQRDMQNAKVERVGEGIKITFDSGILFDTNSATLRAASQADIVKMAATLQKYPDTNVLVEGHTDNTGTDAINLPLSQRRAQSVADATVAQGVSSSRITTKGLGSSDPVGDNSTAEGKQANRRVEIAIFANEKMKKAAEAGTL